The following proteins come from a genomic window of Desulfallas thermosapovorans DSM 6562:
- a CDS encoding NAD-dependent epimerase/dehydratase family protein: MGSVPTYVIDTYGLRYFNIFGRRQDPDGAYAAVMPKFIKQLLNNERPTINGYGKQSRKRWKIRKVTRLCLN, translated from the coding sequence GTGGGGTCTGTCCCCACTTACGTTATAGACACTTATGGTTTAAGGTATTTTAATATTTTTGGCAGAAGGCAAGACCCGGATGGAGCCTACGCAGCAGTAATGCCAAAATTCATCAAGCAGCTTCTGAATAATGAGCGGCCTACTATTAATGGATACGGGAAACAGAGTCGGAAACGTTGGAAAATACGAAAGGTCACCAGGTTATGTCTAAATTGA